One window of the Zea mays cultivar B73 chromosome 3, Zm-B73-REFERENCE-NAM-5.0, whole genome shotgun sequence genome contains the following:
- the LOC100273435 gene encoding diaminopimelate epimerase chloroplastic isoform X2 — MSPAAATTTFVAISIAVPNPTAPSRGRVRLPLGGVPAAPRRAVASMAVSAPRSGAATSFLERRESERALHFVKYQGLGNDFIMVDNRDSSVPKVTPEEAAKLCDRNFGIGADGVIFVMPGVNGADYTMRIFNSDGSEPEMCGNGVRCFARFIAEIENLQGTNRFTIHTGAGKIVPEIQSDGQVKVDMGEPILSGLDIPTKLLATKNKAVVQAELAVEGLTWHVTCVSMGNPHCVTFGANELKVDDLKLSEIGPKFEHHEMFPARTNTEFVQVLSRSHLKMRVWERGAGATLACGTGACAVVVAAVLEGRAERKCVVDLPGGPLEIEWREDDNHVYMTGPAEVVFYGSVVH; from the exons ATGTcgcccgccgccgccaccacaacCTTCGTCGCAATCTCCATCGCCGTCCCCAACCCTACCGCTCCATCCCGCGGTCGCGTGCGCCTTCCGCTAGGCGGGGTCCCCGCTGCTCCACGCCGCGCCGTCGCCTCTATGGCAGTGTCCGCCCCCAGGTCCGGCGCCGCCACCTCGTTTCTCGAGCGCCGCGAGTCGGAGCGCGCTCTCCACTTTGTCAAATACCAGGGCCTCGGCAACGACTTCATAATG GTGGACAACAGGGATTCGTCGGTGCCGAAGGTGACGCCCGAGGAGGCTGCGAAGCTGTGCGACCGAAACTTCGGCATTGGCGCCGACGGTGTTATCTTCGTCATGCCGGGGGTCAATGGTGCCGACTACACCATGAGAATCTTCAACTCTGATGGCAGCGAACCAGAG ATGTGTGGTAATGGAGTCCGTTGCTTCGCTCGGTTTATAGCCGAGATTGAAAATCTGCAGGGGACAAATAG ATTCACTATTCATACTGGTGCTGGAAAGATCGTTCCTGAAATACAAAGTGATGGGCAG GTAAAGGTTGATATGGGCGAGCCTATCCTTTCTGGACTAGACATCCCCACAAAACTGCTAGCTACCAAGAACAAAGCTGTTGTTCAAGCTGAATTGGCAGTTGAGGGCTTAACATGGCATGTCACATGTGTTAGCATGGGAAACCCTCACTGTGTCACATTTGGTGCAAATGAGTTAAAG GTCGACGATTTAAAACTTAGCGAAATTGGGCCTAAATTTGAGCATCATGAAATGTTTCCTGCTCGCACAAACACAG AATTCGTACAGGTTTTGTCTCGCTCACACCTCAAAATGCGGGTCTGGGAACGTGGTGCTG GAGCAACTCTTGCCTGTGGTACTGGTGCTTGTGCAGTGGTTGTTGCAGCTGTTCTTGAGGGTCGAGCTGAGCGG AAATGTGTAGTTGATTTGCCTGGCGGGCCATTGGAAATTGAGTGGAGGGAGGATGACAATCATGTTTACATGACTGGTCCTGCAGAGGTCGTCTTTTATGGATCTGTTGTTCACTAG
- the LOC100273435 gene encoding diaminopimelate epimerase chloroplastic isoform X1 — translation MSPAAATTTFVAISIAVPNPTAPSRGRVRLPLGGVPAAPRRAVASMAVSAPRSGAATSFLERRESERALHFVKYQGLGNDFIMVDNRDSSVPKVTPEEAAKLCDRNFGIGADGVIFVMPGVNGADYTMRIFNSDGSEPEMCGNGVRCFARFIAEIENLQGTNRFTIHTGAGKIVPEIQSDGQVKVDMGEPILSGLDIPTKLLATKNKAVVQAELAVEGLTWHVTCVSMGNPHCVTFGANELKVLQVDDLKLSEIGPKFEHHEMFPARTNTEFVQVLSRSHLKMRVWERGAGATLACGTGACAVVVAAVLEGRAERKCVVDLPGGPLEIEWREDDNHVYMTGPAEVVFYGSVVH, via the exons ATGTcgcccgccgccgccaccacaacCTTCGTCGCAATCTCCATCGCCGTCCCCAACCCTACCGCTCCATCCCGCGGTCGCGTGCGCCTTCCGCTAGGCGGGGTCCCCGCTGCTCCACGCCGCGCCGTCGCCTCTATGGCAGTGTCCGCCCCCAGGTCCGGCGCCGCCACCTCGTTTCTCGAGCGCCGCGAGTCGGAGCGCGCTCTCCACTTTGTCAAATACCAGGGCCTCGGCAACGACTTCATAATG GTGGACAACAGGGATTCGTCGGTGCCGAAGGTGACGCCCGAGGAGGCTGCGAAGCTGTGCGACCGAAACTTCGGCATTGGCGCCGACGGTGTTATCTTCGTCATGCCGGGGGTCAATGGTGCCGACTACACCATGAGAATCTTCAACTCTGATGGCAGCGAACCAGAG ATGTGTGGTAATGGAGTCCGTTGCTTCGCTCGGTTTATAGCCGAGATTGAAAATCTGCAGGGGACAAATAG ATTCACTATTCATACTGGTGCTGGAAAGATCGTTCCTGAAATACAAAGTGATGGGCAG GTAAAGGTTGATATGGGCGAGCCTATCCTTTCTGGACTAGACATCCCCACAAAACTGCTAGCTACCAAGAACAAAGCTGTTGTTCAAGCTGAATTGGCAGTTGAGGGCTTAACATGGCATGTCACATGTGTTAGCATGGGAAACCCTCACTGTGTCACATTTGGTGCAAATGAGTTAAAG GTATTGCAGGTCGACGATTTAAAACTTAGCGAAATTGGGCCTAAATTTGAGCATCATGAAATGTTTCCTGCTCGCACAAACACAG AATTCGTACAGGTTTTGTCTCGCTCACACCTCAAAATGCGGGTCTGGGAACGTGGTGCTG GAGCAACTCTTGCCTGTGGTACTGGTGCTTGTGCAGTGGTTGTTGCAGCTGTTCTTGAGGGTCGAGCTGAGCGG AAATGTGTAGTTGATTTGCCTGGCGGGCCATTGGAAATTGAGTGGAGGGAGGATGACAATCATGTTTACATGACTGGTCCTGCAGAGGTCGTCTTTTATGGATCTGTTGTTCACTAG